The Ailuropoda melanoleuca isolate Jingjing unplaced genomic scaffold, ASM200744v2 unplaced-scaffold54104, whole genome shotgun sequence genome contains the following window.
GCCTCCGAAACCACCCGGCCCTCGGCTGCTAAAGTTTCCACCACCTCGGCCGCCGAAGTTGCCCCCGCCATTGCCAAAGCTAGCTTCTCGACCACCGCCAAAACTGCTTGCGCCACCACCACGACCTCCCCTCGGTGCTCCTGCGGTCTGCATCTCTTGCTTTGATAGGGCCTTTTTCACTTCGCAGTTATGCCCGTTGATCGTATGGTATTTCTGGACAACAATTTTGTCCACTGTATCATGATCATCGAATGTAACGAATGCGAATCCCCTTTTCTTCCCGCTCTGACGGTCTTCCATAACTTCAATGGTTTCAATTTTTCCATACTCTTCAAAATAGTCTCTTAAGTGAAattcttctgtgtcttctttaataCCGCCGACGAATATTTTCTTTACGGTTAAATGTGCCCCAGGTCTTGCAGAGTCTTCTCGCGACACAGCACGTTTTGGTTCTACAATACGTCCATCAACCTTGTGCGGCCTTGCAGCCATTGACGCATCCACCTCTTCCACGCAGGAGTACGTCACGAATCCAAAACCCCTGGATCGCTTTGTTTGTGGGTCCCTCATAACCACACAGTCCGTTAATGTGCCCCATTGCTCGAAGTGTTCCTTTAAGCTTTCGTCTGTTGTTTCAAAGCTCAAGCCTCCGATGAAGAGCT
Protein-coding sequences here:
- the LOC117799627 gene encoding heterogeneous nuclear ribonucleoprotein A3 homolog 1-like → MDGRDPKEPEQLRKLFIGGLSFETTDESLKEHFEQWGTLTDCVVMRDPQTKRSRGFGFVTYSCVEEVDASMAARPHKVDGRIVEPKRAVSREDSARPGAHLTVKKIFVGGIKEDTEEFHLRDYFEEYGKIETIEVMEDRQSGKKRGFAFVTFDDHDTVDKIVVQKYHTINGHNCEVKKALSKQEMQTAGAPRGGRGGGASSFGGGREASFGNGGGNFGGRGGGNFSSRGPGGFG